One window of the Salvelinus fontinalis isolate EN_2023a chromosome 2, ASM2944872v1, whole genome shotgun sequence genome contains the following:
- the LOC129828909 gene encoding zinc finger protein 646-like isoform X3 has protein sequence MYTPAMAMHDMSRVKGFPCKECDMVCPSTPSLLEHMKAHYQQEENGRFECEQCGRIYKHAGSLANHKKSHEVGSFQCPVCTRTLPNAVALKNHLRIHTLSPSSAQAEEDGGDEGAEDGHDERNYGLAQDLSDGFARNHLNNSGMGHGVMSHDPDDHKKSPVTDDAWDRPFKCDQCDRTYRHHGSLVNHKKCHQEGAFKCTVCYKQFNNLAALNGHERTHSKFKTPGASMVNNNIHDSVTDQRSSAPQTDDAANCFCHLCQVALPNKSDFQEHILLHNAASSSLGLARSFPGIMPHNLSAVRSPAYTPALGDPLPLPPLPNDKRGPFDPMLGPPVNNPIYTCAYCGAGHPDLESLKVHYLTHDPHPGSHGQDGILNTDGIGSNSNPSPSGERVQSSSDDGERRFKCQDCGKSYRHAGSLVNHKRSHQTGLYQCTICCKQYPHLAALHSHLRSHKGRTSNQSSLNTEGDWLSSEPLTLDSQNSYVQEGSGATTPISLPGNLGDAAHFVPDGGHSSGLDSLEFHDRFDGSLAQSNSGHSPLPQNHRQADRHMCTDCGEMYGDISGIKSHMCPQRRQNQGMSNGFMGNMSGYNSPGGAALPSGGGNVKESNGQRSQYGSQSHAQGGGKRMNKEDEDDGEVYQCSVCGNHYASLRALRSHLRSHANNPTGPGTSALSPNGEADWRIICSTCGQSFSRKQDLLNHQLIHGPQRSDAAAQSMGADPTNTNGKMDGDGRNHICVDCGMFFADRHHLITHLCPGKGRGGVLSKEGLNGAKGMTGGDGVSGGGVGGPGGSRDMGGQDRRQQMPDSEDRPHKCDQCGRGYRHPCSLLNHKKSHKTGVFRCLVCQKRYYNLLALKNHQRTHFDLKSKAAAGTGRSGPQVAPDSETMALLEWHKCEECGKAFKIQKQLENHLRLHEEHRAKAHAQLAKLGNGRYQGGPSGMQAMRGESSKSQNPGMGEVKYGQQQGFKQPYSEAGTSRAQNFDLQEGGRRPFACDECGRSYRHAGSLANHKNLHKIGEYHCNVCNSTYPNRLAMKNHLRLHFALKKHTCQECGKGFRTQKQLTTHHSAQLCKGAAGAVAQMDYECDGCCEGFATADELAAHDCPAQQLPSSSASLNSSSLSIDGADLVPDERPYSCDICNCSYKHASSLLNHKHTHKTGTFTCTYCDKPYSNYMALRNHMRIHTQKKRHICHHCGKAFRLARFLRNHQKVHEEGHTRFGCTSCGKSFQGRSGLARHRCGENQVGKEGRRMATASTTGGEECRYTCDQCGRSYAHASSLLNHKNTHTVGIYHCAVCLKTYSNLLALKNHRRIHSEIRRHRCPECGKAFRVSSQLNSHRRVHLKERELTCGPCQRSFPSQASFRLHQEISHGQAPRPPQQTQARAGGASGGTSGGGSSGLSWGSGLDLTLLQAQGLDPNGLPKMNSLSFQGPSGSRSRGATGTKSHICNQCGRTYLHASSLLNHKNSHKTGAYFCNSCQKEFPNLMSLKNHRRIHTEPKRFQCPDCGKSFRVSTQLICHRRIHTKEKPFSCQQCDKRFSSKSNLRHHQKVHWSSSAPPTMAMGAASFLARR, from the exons ATGTATACGCCTGCTATGGCAATGCATGATATGAGCCGTGTCAAGGGTTTCCCCTGTAAAGAGTGTGATATGGTTTGCCCCAGTACCCCTAGTCTGTTAGAACACATGAAGGCTCACTACCAGCAAGAAGAAAATGGCAGGTTTGAGTGTGAGCAATGTGGCCGCATCTATAAGCATGCTGGCAGCCTGGCCAACCATAAGAAATCCCATGAAGTGGGTTCCTTTCAGTGCCCAGTCTGCACCAGAACCCTGCCCAATGCTGTGGCTCTGAAGAACCACCTCCGTATCCACACACTATCCCCAAGTAGTGCCCAAGCAGAGGAAGACGGCGGTGACGAAGGCGCTGAAGACGGACATGATGAGAGGAACTATGGTCTTGCACAGGACCTGTCTGATGGCTTTGCCCGCAATCACCTAAACAACAGTGGAATGGGTCATGGTGTGATGTCACATGACCCAGATGATCATAAGAAGTCACCTGTAACTGATGATGCCTGGGATCGTCCATTCAAATGCGATCAGTGTGATAGGACCTACCGCCACCATGGCAGCCTGGTTAATCACAAGAAATGTCACCAGGAGGGTGCGTTCAAATGCACCGTCTGTTACAAGCAGTTCAACAACCTGGCTGCTCTCAACGGCCATGAGCGAACCCACTCAAAGTTTAAGACTCCTGGAGCATCGATGGTTAACAACAACATACATGATTCTGTGACTGATCAGCGTTCGTCTGCGCCCCAAACCGATGATGCAGCTAACTGCTTCTGCCACCTGTGCCAGGTAGCTTTGCCCAACAAGAGTGACTTCCAGGAGCACATCCTGTTGCATAATGCAGCCTCCTCTTCACTGGGTCTTGCCCGTAGTTTCCCTGGGATAATGCCGCACAATCTCAGCGCTGTCCGCTCCCCAGCATACACACCTGCCCTGGGTGACCCTCTGCCGCTTCCTCCTTTGCCTAATGATAAACGTGGCCCCTTTGACCCAATGCTTGGCCCTCCTGTCAATAACCCCATTTACACTTGTGCATACTGTGGGGCTGGGCATCCTGATCTGGAGAGTCTCAAAGTTCACTACCTGACCCATGACCCCCACCCAGGCTCCCATGGTCAGGATGGTATCCTGAACACTGATGGGATTggctctaactctaacccatcacCATCTGGAGAGAGAGTGCAATCTTCTTCTGATGATGGTGAACGTCGTTTCAAGTGTCAGGATTGTGGGAAAAGCTACCGCCATGCTGGAAGCCTGGTCAACCACAAGCGCTCCCACCAGACTGGCCTCTACCAGTGCACCATCTGCTGCAAGCAGTATCCGCATTTGGCTGCCTTGCATAGCCACCTCCGCAGCCATAAGGGAAGAACATCCAACCAATCATCCCTCAACACTGAAGGCGACTGGCTCTCCTCGGAACCCCTGACACTTGACTCTCAGAATAGTTATGTGCAGGAGGGGAGCGGCGCAACCACCCCTATCTCACTCCCTGGAAATCTTGGTGACGCTGCTCACTTTGTACCTGATGGTGGCCACAGCAGCGGTTTGGATTCACTGGAGTTCCATGATCGATTTGATGGCTCCCTTGCCCAGAGCAACTCTGGGCACTCCCCTCTTCCCCAGAACCACCGCCAGGCTGATAGACACATGTGCACTGACTGTGGAGAAATGTATGGGGACATCTCTGGCATCAAGTCTCACATGTGCCCCCAACGGCGACAGAACCAGGGGATGTCCAATGGATTTATGGGAAACATGAGTGGCTACAATAGTCCTGGAGGCGCtgctctcccttcaggtggagGAAATGTGAAAGAGAGCAATGGACAGCGCTCTCAGTATGGTTCACAGTCCCATGCCCAAGGAGGGGGAAAAAGGATGAATAAAGAAGATGAAGATGATGGTGAAGTGTACCAGTGCTCGGTGTGTGGGAACCATTATGCCAGCCTCAGGGCCCTGAGGAGCCATCTGCGCAGCCATGCTAACAATCCCACAGGGCCTGGGACTTCAGCACTTTCTCCTAACGGTGAGGCAGACTGGAGGATTATCTGCAGCACCTGTGGCCAGAGCTTCTCCAGAAAGCAAGACCTGTTAAACCACCAACTGATTCATGGGCCACAAAGGTCAGATGCAGCAGCCCAGAGCATGGGGGCCGATCCCACCAATACTAATGGCAAAATGGATGGTGATGGGAGGAATCACATTTGCGTTGACTGTGGCATGTTCTTTGCTGATCGCCATCACCTGATCACTCACCTGTGTCCTggaaagggaagaggaggagtgcTGAGCAAAGAAGGATTGAATGGAGCTAAAGGGATGACTGGCGGAGATGGAGTTAGTGGCGGCGGAGTTGGAGGACCTGGAGGCAGTCGTGATATGGGAGGACAGGACCGTAGACAACAGATGCCAGATTCGGAGGATCGACCCCACAAATGTGACCAGTGTGGAAGGGGCTACAGGCACCCTTGCTCCCTGCTCAACCACAAGAAATCTCACAAGACCGGAGTCTTCAGATGCCTTGTCTGCCAGAAGCGCTACTACAACCTGCTGGCCCTTAAGAACCACCAGAGGACCCACTTTGATTTAAAAAG CAAGGCTGCCGCTGGCACAGGGAGAAGCGGTCCCCAAGTGGCACCCGATTCCGAAACGATGGCTTTACTTGAATG GCACAAATGTGAGGAGTGTGGGAAGGCCTTCAAGATCCAGAAGCAGCTGGAAAACCACCTTCGGCTCCATGAAGAACACAGAGCAAAGGCTCACGCCCAGCTCGCGAAACTAGGCAATGGAAGGTATCAAGGAGGACCCTCTGGCATGCAGGCCATGAGAGGAGAATCGTCCAAATCCCAGAACCCTGGCATGGGGGAAGTCAAGTATGGACAACAACAAGGCTTCAAGCAACCCTACTCAGAGGCTGGTACTTCAAGGGCTCAGAATTTTGATCTACAAGAAGGGGGACGAAGACCCTTCGCCTGTGATGAGTGCGGACGGAGCTATCGTCATGCAGGCAGCTTGGCCAATCACAAGAATCTTCACAAAATTGGCGAGTATCACTGCAATGTCTGCAACTCCACTTACCCCAACCGCCTGGCCATGAAAAACCATCTGCGTCTTCATTTTGCCCTCAAGAAGCACACTTGCCAGGAATGTGGCAAAGGATTCCGTACCCAAAAGCAGCTGACCACCCACCACTCTGCACAGCTCTGCAAGGGGGCTGCAGGAGCTGTTGCTCAAATGGATTACGAGTGTGATGGGTGCTGCGAGGGTTTCGCTACTGCAGATGAGCTGGCTGCACATGACTGCCCTGCTCAGCAGCTCCCCTCGTCCTCGGCCTCCCTCAACAGCTCAAGCCTCAGCATTGATGGGGCTGACCTTGTGCCAGATGAACGACCCTACAGCTGTGACATCTGCAACTGCTCTTACAAACATGCCAGCAGCCTGCTGaaccacaagcacacacacaagacGGGCACTTTTACTTGCACCTACTGCGACAAGCCGTACTCCAACTACATGGCGCTGCGCAACCACATGCGCATCCACACGCAGAAGAAGAGGCACATCTGCCACCACTGCGGGAAAGCGTTCCGGCTAGCCAGATTCCTCCGCAATCACCAGAAGGTCCACGAGGAGGGCCACACACGCTTTGGCTGCACCAGCTGCGGGAAGAGCTTCCAGGGGAGGTCAGGCCTGGCGAGGCACCGCTGCGGGGAGAACCAGGTAGGCAAGGAGGGCAGGAGGATGGCCACTGCAAGCACGACAGGGGGAGAAGAGTGCCGGTACAC ATGTGACCAGTGTGGCCGCTCCTACGCCCATGCCAGCTCCCTTCTCAACCACAAAAACACCCACACCGTCGGCATTTACCACTGTGCCGTGTGCCTCAAGACCTATTCCAACCTCCTGGCCCTCAAGAATCACCGGCGCATTCATTCAGAGATACGGCGTCACCGCTGCCCAGAATGTGGCAAGGCTTTCCGTGTCTCCTCCCAGCTCAACAGCCACCGTCGCGTCCACCTAAAGGAGAGGGAGCTAACTTGTGGCCCCTGCCAGCGCAGCTTCCCCAGCCAGGCCAGCTTCCGGCTCCACCAGGAGATCTCCCACGGCCAAGCCCCCAGGCCCCCCCAGCAGACACAGGCCAGGGCTGGGGGAGCCTCTGGGGGCACATCCGGGGGCGGGAGCTCAGGCCTTAGCTGGGGCTCCGGCCTGGATCTCACGTTGTTGCAGGCCCAAGGACTGGACCCCAATGGACTACCCAAAATGAACTCCCTGTCCTTCCAAGGCCCCAGTGGCAGCAGGAGCCGTGGGGCGACGGGGACCAAGTCGCACATCTGCAACCAGTGTGGCCGCACCTACCTCCACGCCAGCTCCCTCCTTAACCACAAAAACAGTCACAAAACAGGCGCCTACTTCTGTAACTCCTGTCAGAAGGAGTTTCCCAACCTGATGTCCCTCAAGAACCACCGGCGCATTCACACTGAGCCCAAACGTTTCCAGTGCCCCGACTGCGGAAAGTCCTTCCGTGTGTCCACCCAGCTCATCTGCCACAGGCGCATCCACACCAAGGAAAAGCCCTTTTCCTGCCAGCAGTGCGACAAGCGCTTCTCCAGCAAGTCCAACCTGCGCCACCACCAGAAGGTGCACTGGAGCAGCTCAGCGCCCCCTACCATGGCCATGGGCGCTGCCAGCTTCTTGG CACGAAGATGA